A genomic region of Luteibacter aegosomatissinici contains the following coding sequences:
- a CDS encoding glycoside hydrolase family 27 protein has product MRDNLATILRGAIVGTLMCAAGIATAPAQAAETADLLPQMGFNNWNSTHCRAEFDEAMIRGIADKFISLGLKDAGYRYVNVDDCWANWQRDKDGHLTPNPKRFPSGIAALADYIHERGLKFGVYSSAGTSTCEPLQEDRGFPGGLGHEKDDAKTIASWHVDYLKYDNCNNQKIDAKKRYTDMANALRNSGRPIFFSMCEWGENKPWLWASKAPVSAGSWRTTGDITDTYASMLKIFKENVVLDKYASLGHWNDPDMLEVGNGGMTDVEYRSHFSLWSIMASPLLIGTDLRTIKPEALQILLNKDVIAIDQDPLGVQGHQVRDADGIHVIVKPLKDGGKAVAVFNEGDSAKDVSVAPSEIGLKPGGSHTVRDLWAHTDAKGDGAIKVTLAPHATVMYRISK; this is encoded by the coding sequence ATGCGGGATAACCTGGCAACCATCCTCCGGGGCGCCATTGTTGGCACGCTCATGTGCGCGGCAGGCATCGCTACCGCGCCTGCGCAGGCAGCCGAGACAGCCGACCTGCTGCCGCAGATGGGCTTCAACAACTGGAATTCCACGCATTGCCGTGCCGAGTTCGATGAAGCCATGATCCGTGGCATCGCCGACAAGTTCATCAGCCTGGGGCTGAAGGATGCCGGCTACCGCTACGTGAACGTGGATGACTGCTGGGCCAACTGGCAGCGCGACAAGGATGGGCACCTGACGCCCAACCCGAAGCGCTTTCCGAGCGGGATTGCGGCGCTTGCCGATTACATCCACGAGCGTGGGCTGAAATTTGGCGTGTACTCCAGCGCGGGTACCTCCACCTGCGAGCCGCTGCAGGAAGATCGCGGCTTCCCGGGTGGCCTGGGCCATGAGAAGGACGATGCGAAGACCATCGCTTCCTGGCACGTGGATTACCTGAAGTACGACAACTGCAACAACCAGAAGATCGACGCGAAAAAGCGCTACACCGACATGGCCAACGCCCTTCGCAACAGCGGCCGGCCGATTTTCTTCAGCATGTGCGAGTGGGGCGAGAACAAGCCCTGGCTGTGGGCGAGCAAGGCGCCGGTCAGTGCCGGGTCGTGGCGCACCACGGGCGACATCACCGACACCTATGCGTCGATGCTGAAGATCTTCAAGGAAAACGTGGTGCTCGATAAGTACGCCAGCCTTGGGCACTGGAACGATCCGGACATGCTCGAAGTGGGCAATGGCGGTATGACGGATGTGGAGTACCGCAGCCACTTCAGCCTGTGGTCGATCATGGCCTCGCCGCTGCTGATCGGCACCGACCTGCGTACGATCAAGCCGGAGGCGCTGCAGATCCTGCTGAACAAGGATGTGATCGCGATCGACCAGGATCCGCTGGGCGTGCAGGGGCATCAGGTGCGTGATGCCGATGGCATTCATGTGATCGTGAAGCCGCTTAAGGATGGCGGTAAGGCGGTGGCGGTGTTCAACGAGGGGGATTCGGCCAAGGATGTCTCGGTGGCGCCTTCGGAGATTGGGCTGAAGCCAGGTGGCAGCCATACCGTGCGGGATCTCTGGGCGCATACCGACGCCAAGGGCGATGGGGCGATCAAGGTGACGCTCGCGCCGCATGCCACGGTCATGTATCGCATCAGCAAATAA